Sequence from the Nasonia vitripennis strain AsymCx chromosome 5, Nvit_psr_1.1, whole genome shotgun sequence genome:
acgagcagATTTGCATCGCAGAGAAAGTCCCTGTCTCAGCTTGATACTTTTCTGTCCAATGTATTTGTCTGGCAATTGCATAACGCTCTCGAGATGTTAATTCGTCTCGAATGCTGGGCACGAACAACAGCCGCACACACCCCCACATGCAAAAAATCGCGCACGCCATAACAAATGAgaaatatatgcatatatataatacatatacACATCAGAGCactgcagctgcagcagcattACGTCGTGGACACACGCGTGTGTCTATGTACTGTCGCACGTTAACCTTTCACCGTTATAAGCTTGCTAACCGTTCACTTGCATGACAGCTCAATTTGGTAATCCAGCGACAGTCACAAGGGTGCCTTCCGTCAAACGAAATCCGTCCTTTAAGTCTGCATCATCAGGTATCTAAACTGACATTTTTGCCTTTCGACTTGTTCCAGTTGTATATTATTCTTGCTCTTATGTAATGGTCACGCCATTGTTCgtgtcgattttttttaattttcgcttTTATAGGATATAAAGTTTGAAGATTTTCATTTGAAATGCGTCAGCTGTTCTTTCTTCGTAAAACGTTTATGACTTACAGAGGCGGCTAAAGAGTTCAATTTATGGATAGTAAATTCTGCGTATTTTTCACAAAAGGaatatatgtacaacaatgcACACACTGAACGATCCCTGTACGATTTCCTCAATGTTTACATGTTGACTTGCTTACACGCTTCCATACAATTTTTGCCATAAACAACCAAGGTGTGGAGAAAAGTTGCACTGCTTATTCAATGTAAAAAGCTGCGGTAGAACCATTACATAAGAGgcatttaaacaaaattaattgttaacTATCATCATATGTGATATTAAATCGATTTGATGAATCTCAACGCGTTGTTCAGGTATTGCATACTCTAAATGTCTGAATGGCTGCTAATtgctttttaataattcacAAAAATACTATTCATGAtaactgaagaaaaaaaatactcatCACTGGTAAGAAAACATTGCAAAGaattaattgtaaaattcgCAATAGGTCAAGCTGGTGCAGTGGACGAAGAAACCTTCCTCACGGCGTTCGAGGATGTGCCACCGGTGAAGCTATTCTCCAGCAAGGATCTCGAGGAGCAAATGAAGGCGATTAAGGACATTATAGGCGATGACAAGAAAGACTGGAAACAGAGAACGGATAGCGTATGTATATCTTGATTTCGTAATCGAAGGAAGAGTGGACGTACGAATGAACGTGGAATTTAAATGGCAGTTTATATGCCATCAATTATGTGGAAAAAACTATCTCTCGATGCACATGTTAAACCTTCTATAcagagttttattttttataataaatttcgaTGTTCATCTTGACACACATCCACGACGTTGGTTTTCCAATTGGAATCACGCTTATTTGCATACCATAACGTTAAAGCTGAATCACAAGCAAGACGGAAGATTCATGACAcgtgtatttttctttctctccacAGATGAAAAAACTGCGAGGGATAATAATAGCCGGCGGAATGAACTACGACATATTCCCGGTCTGTCTGAAGGATCTTCAGCGGCCGTTCGAGACGGCCTGCGCGGATCTGCGCTCGCAGGTGGTTCGCGAGGTCTGCATCACCCTCGCCTATCTGAGTCTCCAGCTCAAGAACAAGTTCGCCAGTTTCGGCGAGACCGTTTTGCCGACGTTAATGAACCTCATCCAAAACAGTGCCAAGGTGAGAGCACCGATCCATCTTTGGCAAATTAAAATCTCTCACGGCTGGCGTTCTGCCCGGCTTCGCTAATAAGTCTCCGAGATACTCATcattgttctttttttctgctaTTTCTTTCTTCGAAAAGGTCGTGGCGACGGCTGGTGCAGTGGCGGTGCGTTTTATACTGCAGAACACCCACAGCAGCCGCTACGTGCCAATCATCGTGGCGTCACTGAACAACAAGAGTAAAGACATACGCCGTGCGACCTGCGAGTATCTGCACTTGATTCTGCAGTCCTGGCAGACGGCAATTCTGCAGAAGCACGTGAACATTCTTCAGGACGCGATAAAGAAGGGGATGGCCGACTCAGATTCCGAGGCTAGAGCTTTCGCCAGAAAGTAAGCTGTCTTGAGATGTGACGTGTGAGCTGATGCGGAGGACACGACTAAAATGATCCTATATCGATTTTCAGATCTTACTGGGCATTCAAAGAGCACTTCCCGGAAAATGCCGAAGCCCTGCTCAACAGTCTCGACGCGACGTACAAACGTGCCCTGATGTCACTGAGCAACAGCGGCAGCATAAACAGCCTGAACGCGGTGTCGAAAACGAATACTAGTCCACGCGCGCCTAGACCTGCCATGAGTGCCACAGGTTAGTATCGTCAACGATATTCGCGGAAATTGGTCAAAGCTGCATTATTCATCTTCATCATCGTCATTGTGATCGTTGCGGGAATATGCGGGTTGTTGAATGTTAAGTGACGTAAAGTCGAGCGCGCTGTCGCAGGTTTCGATAGCAATAAGAAAAGTTGACGAGTCAACGGACGGTAAATGTTTGACTTTCTTTTCCATGCTGCTTTATGTGACTTGACATTGCATTACGCGTACGAAGGTAGCACGGAAAACTTGCATCATACTCAGGGCCAACCTCATGGCCCGCTCAGACGCACTCCGTCCTTGCCACGATCTTATCGTCAATCTGGGATTCCGATTCTTCAAAGACCTACTGACAATCACTGTAATTCTTATAATTGTTTAGAAGTTTTCCcattatttgatttttattttcaaatgcCATACATATGTCAGTTCCCAACAGTCGAAAGTATATAACGCTGATACTTGCACGTTTTATAGTTTACTAGATTCTCAGACAATGAAATCTCCTTGTAATACGCACAGTTTCATAATGATATATGTtgtgatttatttttgttcagACAGCACACCCTTATACGTGATCTATAAtatgtaatttaatttagcgtTTATCAACATCCAACTACTTTTCATCCACATCGTAAAATACTATTAACATACATTACGTTGATCGTCGTAACTATATACGAAactacttttattattatgtattattttcgATTTAATGATCGTTGAGTCCATGTAATTTTAGCCTTCGTACATATTTttagtaatattatatattttgctCGTATTAATTTCGTACACTAACATATTGTAAACTTTGAAGTTGATGTATGTTAGCATCGTAGTCGAGAAATTTCAATCAATtctatatgattttattttaaggTCGCGTATCCCCTGGAGTAAGATCAACAAGTGCCATAGATCTCCAAGCTGCTCAAAGAGCCAAAGCTAGAATGAAGTATGCGTACATGAATCGACAGAAGGCTACACTTCGTatgtattttttgtattttttatctgTACAAGCTACTAACAATGCTAACCtactatttaaaatttgttcaatGCTGCAAAGATAATGATCATGGTGGTCAACCAAGCAGACAAGGTATTGCTACGTTGATTGCTCTGAGTTATTTTCGATGTTGTGTAATTCATTGTTAAAATAGgatattttataatgttttaactttttatttaacaGCTCGGCCGAATAAATCGCCAGAATCCAGTTCTATGGCCAGTCCCGAAAGAATTGCACGAACAAGAACTCGCGTTTCTGGAGTTTCGCAATCTCAACGTAAGTCTCTTAATTATTTGtcagattttttatttgatgctCGTTAACGTGAATTATGCTATTTTAATAATGTCAAAcgttaattttcaatttacagCTAGCAGTAGATCTGGTTCACCTTCGTCCAGGTTGAGCTATGCAACGTACAATAGGGATGGTGAATCTCTGGTTCCAAGACCTAAAATATTGGATCATGGAATGCGAAGCTCGGGAAATAGTCGGGAACCTAGTCCGCAACGATTTGGGTATGACAGAAACAGTTTTGGAAGTAAAGTCaggtatgtatatattttctttGTAGAAAACCTTTGTTAGAAAAacaacattaattttttgcaattcCATTACAGGAGTAGGAATTTACACATGTCACCGACGGATAGGCCACCTTCTCGACCTGTTATGGCGCAAAAAATGCTCCAGCAATCGCGCGAAGCTGAATCTGCATTAGCTGATGCTCTTACGTTCGACAGTATTGACAGTTATACCAGAACACCTAAAGGTAAAGGAGATCATAGTGATGACAGTGAAACCAGCAGCATTTGTTCAGAACGCAGTCACGACAGCTTTCGTAGACCGAGCGAtgtaagtattttttatataattttttaatgataaaaatcAATCACTCAGATCACACAAAAATTTAGTTATAGTTTAATCACAAATGACATTCTTTAAAAAACATGGACgaaaatcttatttttgaGTTTGTTTCTACAACAATATAATTATCCTTGATTTTCTCTCTTGATTGACTATAActtaataaaatacttatctgaaTAATTTGCATATGTCAATTATACATCAATTTTGCATAAAATGTACCTCAAAGTCaattaataatatactttAATCTTTCTAAAATCCTAAAGTTAAAGTTTTAAATTTCACAATCAATTGTGTCTTTATTTACAAAGTTTACTAAAAATGTAGCTAACATATGTTTGGTTCCTTTTTGATTTTGTTGCTGCCTGTTTATTTCATTTGGACTAATTGGACATGCCTGAAACACTTTATGAAACACCGTGTTTGATCTTGTTGAACCTGTTAGTCATTTTCGTGGAGTGGCTCCCAGCAAAGATTGTATCGAGATGTATGGGATCAATCAATCCCAAAGGTTTGTTTGTTTTATGCATAATCCATAACCTTTATTGATTGATAAATGTTCCTTCTggttttatttgaatatacaTACTTATGGTTTTCCATTCTTCTAAATCATTTAATACATGTACATATTCTCTCtacttttaaataaatttaactgTCATTAAATCTTTCATAGCATGCAAATTACAAACTTgtataatgtactattatttaaTTGTGTGAATCCAAATTCTTTCAAGAAAATGCAAGTTAACACTATTTCTATTGATACCTAATTTGTTCCACTTTGATGAACCTTATTATACACTGTCTACGCGCTATGTAATGATTGTGAAAAAACTTTGATCATAATTATACACATACGTATGAAACATAAACTAATAATATTTTGCTTATGCAGGATATTAAAGAGATTATCGATAATTGTGGACACAAACACTGGGCTGATCGGAAAGAGGGTTTGCTAGGCCTGCAGCATTATCTTGCCAGTGGATTCACGTTAAGTGCCACAGAGCTACGTAAAATAACtgatatttttgcaaaaatgttCATGGATTCGCATACAAAAGTCTTTAGTTTGTTCCTCGATACTTtgaatgatttgattcaaacTCACTGTGAAGATCTTGGTGATTGGCTCTATGTGTTGTGTACTCGACTTCTTAACAAACTGGGAACGGATTTACTTGGATCAATTCAGACGAAAATTCACAAAACGTTGGAAGGTGTTAGGGAATGCTTTACAGGCGAGCAGTTATTACCATGTGTAATGCGATTCTTAACGAATCCCACTCAAACGCCAAATTCCCGCGTTAAAGTAGCAACTTTGACATTTATAACTCAAATTGCTGAGACTGCTGAACCGTCCGCTTTGAATAGTTCTGCGGGTCCAGGGCTCGCTAGACTGTTAGACTGGACAAACGATGTCAAAAGTCAAGATGTCAGGAGACATGCCCAAAATGCTGTGATCGCCCTTTATAATTTGAATCCATCACAGTTTACAATGATACTTTCAGAACTGCCAAAGTATTATCAGGTACAGAGCTATTtcgattataatttttttttgttaaatacaTTTGAATCTTAAGTGTATTGACGAATATTTCGACGTTTTAGGAAGCTGCACTCCCACTCATTCAAAGTCACTTGAAAAGATCTTCGGCTACGAGTACACCAGCTTCTCCTGGAACACCTCCGCCCAGAGTTCCCAACTCACCAGCGCGTACTAAAGTAAGAGTAGAAAATGAAGGCGCGGATGATAGCTTGAATCCTGAAGAAGTTTACAAGTAAGATAATCAAGCTTTTTTAAGTTATAAACAATACACGTTATCCACGCATGACATTTATCAAATTTAATGATGTTTAGATCTTTACGTCGTACAACGgcggaaattcaaaattatggGTTTGAGCGCCTAGAAAGAGCAACTACCAGCAAAGACAGTGGTATTAGTAATATGGCTGACGTAGAAGAAAGACTGGAGGGTCTTACTCTATCTAACTCGGTACGTTGCGTTTCTTAATTATAGCTAGATTTAATCTGTTTACTTTTATGTTAATTTAATCGCATGTCGTAAAAATAGGGACGTTCTTCTTCGGTTTCATCGCCTACACAACGCGGCAAGACCGTTACCAACGTGGCAGTAAACGGTTCAAATGACACTATCGCCGGTGACCTTATACTACCTCAGGAGAATAATGGATATAAAACTCATGGCTCCTCGCCGGATTCAATAAGAGGGCCAGAAGTTCTTGATAACACATTGAAGATACTACAAGCGGAAGAATCGCAAATTACGGAAAAAGTGGCTGCGTTACAAGAATTCCAACAATACGTTCGTGAAGGAGATGCTCTTTATATAAAGCAGCATTTTAAGTAAgttcttgtttttttaaattttataataattttttttcctttaaaTATATCGGTACTTATTGGTAATACTTGATCCCTTTGCAGAAGACTGTTAAAAACGTTAATTGGAAGTTTGGCCAGCGATAATAAAGAGATGCAGATTGAAGTGCTCCAGTCCCTCATAGACATGCTAAAGTGCCCTGAATTAGCAGAAAGCTTCTCTAATTACGCAGAGCTCTTAGTTCTGAAAGTAATAAGAGCTCACAAATATGACGATCAAAAGTCTGATgcgagtagcagcagcagtaacAGCGCTAGAACCACGGTAAAATATCCTGAGGTATATTAGGTGTTGTTTCTTTGTGTTGCGCTTTTATTTTGATTCATCTATTTTCATCATTTCGGAAAAAGTAGGTCTCAATTTTGAAGAATTTACAAATTTCGATGTTCAATATTTGTGTTCAACAACCAAGAAACGATATCTTTCTACTCTTAGTGATAGTGATTTTGGAAGCACGATGCAACTttaacatttaatttttccttgattttatttttttgcatgGATTATTCTCAGCAACTTACATTTATACCTTATTTTTACCTTAAGTGCATGTGCATAATATAAGTTATaaacatattttaattataaaatgctTGGATTGCTTTAAAAAACAGCATTGCGTAAAAATCATAGTAGTGGACACCATCAATTGTCTGATAGTGGTATGTTTTAAACTAATAAGCTGTTCTTCGATAATTATAATAGGTGCTCAGAATGGCGGAGAAGTGCGCAGCTACTGTAGCCGTAATTTTGCCACCCGAACAAACGATACAATTCGCTTCATCTATGATGACCACAGAGCCATTCCCACAAAACATGGGTGCAATTAAAATGCTTCACAAAGTAGTGGAACACTATGGCCGGGAGGCGATAGAACCACATCTTTCAAAAGTTATGCCAGGTCTTATAAAGGTAAGAGTCAACAGTAAGATTTTGGAGACATTTAAATACTTAAAAGAGTCAATATATAATAGCAGTTTCATATAAGCTAACCATGCACAAGTATGCTAAGTCTGATATAAGCTCATCGAATTTCAGGCCTATGATGATGCCGAATCGACGGTGCGCAAGAGCGCGGTATTCTGCATGGTGGCAATACATGCGGCTGTCGGCGAAGAGGCACTGAAGCCTCATCTGAGCTCCCTGTATGGCAGTAAGCTCAAACTGCTCAACATCTACATTCAACGAGCACAGCAAGCCACGAGCCAGCCGGCGAGTCCTCGTAGTAACAGCAACAAAAACTAACCGGCGACGGCTGCCAGCGCCGGTGGCAGCAGCATCACCACCGCCGCGACACTCAGGATTGCAATTATGAAGAGATTCGCTCGCCTCACAGCGAGGCATGAGCGATTGCTCTTTCAATTTCTCAGCAAGTCCGAGCCCTGATCCCAAGGCGCGACACTGAATTTTCTTTATACCAAGTACAAAAGATGATGGACTGTCAATACGTTGTACTAGGCTCTGCTGGCGACGCCGAGGGCAGGGATGTGGCgcagaaggaggaggaggacgaaaGTTTAGAGAACGTTTTTAAGCCTACTCTCTGCGATGATTATTCTCTCGTGATCGGATTTGCTTAATATTCGTTTATCTCTTGAACGACTGTGTATATACTTTGATGGACGTTTTCGTGTAAAACACCGTTATAAGCGCACTTGCTTCGGCTCTTTAACGCTGGTCGATCGGTGCTTTTTAGTGTATAGCACTGTGAGCAATaacagagaaaaataaacttgTGGCACTGCAGATATGCCGATGACGTAACGAGACAGGTACAATTTCtttataaacaaaagaaatatttaaaaaaaaaatataataaacgttTAAAACGAGGAATGCTacttaatatttttctgaaaaatcttaataataattgacaaaaaagcagattatatAGAGCTATCCAAATGTAAATTTTAACAAGCGTATTCTTGAAAATTGACGTCAAGCGAGCTTGATGCATCAGTTGGCGAAAGGTATCGATCGATCAAAGTTATTCGTTAACAGTGCATTATTGTCTAGGGCTTTTCCTGCCCACAGTGCATGCGAGACTTAcactcatacacacacacacacacacacacacacatttacACATTTAATTATACAGTGAACATTGACTTCCAGCTGGAGAGATTCTGGCTCAATACGCTGCATTGATATCCCtcccctattttttatttctttatttacagATTGTAAGTTCAGAATGACAGTGAATTGCTACACTCggtaattttataattaccCAACGTGTGTAGGAGCGCTTGATGTTTTGAAGAAAGAAACAGGCAATGTGAGCATGCATAATTATGTAGATTTTTATGTGCTAGTCAAGAATCCTGAAGGACGCACAAGACACAAGAGACACAAAGAACGAATCAGAGCTTTTGTTTTCTTGAAGAGATCGGGTACGGGGCAAAGGGGGAAATACGCAATAAAAAATTGCGGGACAAACGGTAGAATGAGTGAGATTTTGCATAAAAGTAATGACTAGTTCGTTTTAGTGACTCGTCTAATTGCCAATTCTACACAAATTGATACTGAATCAAATTTTATCCGTAATTTTCATTGAAGCTATTCCTTCGTGCCATTGCCTTCTTTCTTGTCTGCATAAAAACGGCTACGAGTGACGTTAATCCATTTTTACATAGTTTGTAGTTTAAGGGGCTTTACAGTATTGTCATTTTCAGtagtattttttgtatgcaaattttaaaagaaaataaatttacatttaAGTTCGTTTTGCACACACATTTTAAATATGTGAATTTCGTCTGACgagaaagtgaaaattataaatcctTCACGTGTTAAACATGTAAGTGCCAAAAATGTCGGACTTGCAAAAATGTAAACAGTcaagcaaaaataattttgaaattttcacgCCAAAAGTTTACCAAGTGCGTCTTTTAAAATCTGTCTGTCAATCACTTCTGTACAACGACAAACAAATCATTTAGTTGATTTTGTTAAGTTAAATTTAAGTTTTAAACTTTTACTCGagaaattttcataaaacatAGACTTTTTACGATTTTCACGTTTTTTGAAACCAGTGCCCCGATTTCCAAGTCCCGATTCTAGTTTCTTCATGGCGGCTCGAAAGTAGTCTCAGCGTGTACCAaccgtgtatatatatacagattATTATAAGTAATTGTAGGACTTACACTAATATAGTATTAACATTCTAATAATTCTTTTTACCGCAATAAGGCGGCTGTCTTGGATAAGTGCATTAAGAGCCGTCACATTTTGCAATGCAATCGTTTATGAATGCTTGTTTTGTTAAGTTTTTGAGCACTATTATTGGTATGATATATTATTAACCTTAACCCTTAGACGGCGAAGCtcaaaaatacgaaaaataatCATAAGAATACAGAACTGTCGAATTACTGTGAGATACATCTGTTTTGTCTTTTTCCCTAATATAGtgttttatgtatatttaatcTTGAAAGAtcgttttatttaattttgagtTTCCGTTGACCTATGTTGAATGTAAATCTTTTCACTGGATTTCACTACATGAAATAAAGGCTTATATCCTGGAGTTTTAatgtgcaaaatataaataatatctgttaacaataaaaataaaaatattaatgatcAATTTCTAAACGatcatattataaatataaataaaatattttgatagtGTATTTGTGTCACTCATCACGATATATTATATAGggttttatattttgaaaattaaaatttatgtaCGCAGGATAAATAATCGTTAAGTGAgataaattattactatttatttacttatgtAAATATACGTCATAAAAGAAACATCAACGGGATAACGCATCATTACGTATCACAGCAATTCGACAACGTTGCTTAAGGGTTGATGTGCGttatgtaaaaaatgataCGATTAAAGCTTATATCGGTATGCGCGTACCTATTTTGTATTGTAGGCGCTCAACTTTACTGATACTTCAAGCAACCTAtttctaataataatattaactaTTGCGATAATAGTAACAAAACGTGTTCACAAAATTAATTTGCTTTTTCAGAGTTACCAATTCCCTAGATCCTTGCTTGTTTTGATACAGTTTTCGAATTATTTACTGATTTGTGCTTCGTAAAAGCTGCGCGCCGAAATATATTGTCATGTCCTTATGGAAAATTATTGTCCACTAAATATCTAACATCAAAGGCTTTCAAATATGAATAAGAGTGTTTGTCTTTtgatgttgaaaatacatttcttttattaatatctaaacgTCATTATTCAgatattttaatcaaaatgtttaaaacaaaaagaaaaaggttAGTATTGTTATTCTACGCGATTTGTTACATATAGTGCTAATACTTATatcaattcaaatttaattcTCATTGAAGAGTATGtagcaaaaattatattttcttgcgataagaaagaaaattatttttcgaaattaaGTATGGTAAGTATTAGTAATATATGCTACTCGCTGTAACAGTTTTCTGGAATTGAGTCTAAAAAGtttctaaaattttgttatgaaagataaaagttaaataattttatataaggACAAGTGAAATCGAGTTTTAAGAAATCTGCAACTGTAGCGATTTTTATTGATGTCTtcgtaaaaatttgttaaattgttTTGACGCgtgcttatatatatatatatctacctAAGTAATAACGCAATTCGTGTTATCTAAAGAATTTTAACGGTCACATAGtgacaaaatttaataataattaaaaggtTTCACGGTGATAAGAGCGATGAAACTTTGACTGCCTCCTTTCTTCTTCGTGTAAAGCAGGAGAAATTAAAGTAAAGGGAATTAAGCGCCACTAAAACGAGCAACGttcttttaaacaaacatGAAAATAACAAAAGTGAATGTAATAAAACTTTATAAAAGGGGAGGATAAAGTGAGAAAGTGTGTGATGGGAAACGAAAGACAAAAAAAGAGTAAGAGATCTGCAGAATTTTTTCACGCTAAATGGTTTAATACGAAGGAGCGCATCGGCTACTACGACGATGAATAATGTATAACCGTATTGTTATTGTAATTGCCAacttgaaataataaattaaagtaCTGCGACAAATCTGTGATTGACGGTTCAGTCACCTTTTTCTCCATATAATACTTATACGTCACTATTTTTTGTCcgatttttagttttattatacggtaatttttaatttatataacaCAACAGTAGGGACTTCTTTGATCCCATGCAGAAActcgtatttttattcgttttatttatttaaccattttACTCTGGATCTAAAATATAAAGTTCGATCACTCATTTCTCTTAATCAGTATTTATTCATCAAATAATCAaagtattatgaaaaaaaaacaacatttaaattttctaagtATATAATATCTACGATATATCAACGAAAGaattttggaatttttaattttattttcatatataaCTATATTGTACGTTATATCAACATGTCTTACATAATCATAATAACATTAAAAGGTTGCACTGTTGTCGAGATTCGTATCAATGCTTATCATGTGCCAATAGACATACAGTTTGCTATTCTAAACGTTGAAGATGTAGCCTACTAATACCACTATTTGAAATAAGGAGCCTTGTTGtgtaattttctaaaatataGCACTTGGAACGAACAGCAATTTACTGCTATGAATGCCTAGACATTTTATAcatgattattttatatttcatcGTCTTAATATgtcttaaaaattaattttacacaTTAAATACACAtcagtattaaaaaattatgatcgTAAAATACGATAAGTAGTATGCGTATAAGCGTTTAaatgaattataaaaaatacgcttTGTATCATCGCACCATTCAGGTAAACGTACAAAAATGTTGGTtctctattaaaaaaaatatcgtaacTCGGTTTCAAACGTAACGAAATTACGCTCAAATATCACCAGGAACAATCAAATCACATCGCACGATAACAACAGTCCTCGAGTTTTTGCATCATCacagttcttttttttcataaaaacaaGTACCCTATACGCCTAAGTACAAGACGACTCGTCATTTCGCTCACAGGCTCCTTCTCTGCGTTCAACATAACATCGTTCCCATATACGTAAAGTTATAAAATGAAACGCGTAACTCATAATAAAATTGGCTAAtaacgtatataatatattatgaaGTAATATCTCGACAATGAATGACTCGACGAATCTCATCGGGATTTTTTACGAATCGCGCATTTGAGACCGTGAAAAAGGCGAGTAAAAAAAACGTTGAAGATATCGATAAAAAATACTATTACTCTATCATATTATCTATTAACTGATGATATAG
This genomic interval carries:
- the LOC100121012 gene encoding CLIP-associating protein 1 isoform X8 encodes the protein MAVNPRDMDGFMSLLSTTDIKKKLQVGLLLLNYLADPFKSIECQDIGLFIDNLVPWLNSSNPKVVQNGLDALTYLADRMGHDFRPYISTIIQPTIDRLGDNKDTTREKAQLLLLKIMEKGSMSPQNLLDKLQPAFSHKNAKLREEALILLTTTLHEHGADEMALSGVTPVIVKLLSDPTEKVRETAMNTLTDIYRHVGDRLRVDLQKKLNVPQAKLAQLLEKFDQLRAAGDMLPQARSADVGKDLDEPDRAIKSAPVKRTPSLLQKKSQFGPAKAPPVPQAQFGNPATVTRVPSVKRNPSFKSASSGQAGAVDEETFLTAFEDVPPVKLFSSKDLEEQMKAIKDIIGDDKKDWKQRTDSMKKLRGIIIAGGMNYDIFPVCLKDLQRPFETACADLRSQVVREVCITLAYLSLQLKNKFASFGETVLPTLMNLIQNSAKVVATAGAVAVRFILQNTHSSRYVPIIVASLNNKSKDIRRATCEYLHLILQSWQTAILQKHVNILQDAIKKGMADSDSEARAFARKSYWAFKEHFPENAEALLNSLDATYKRALMSLSNSGSINSLNAVSKTNTSPRAPRPAMSATGRVSPGVRSTSAIDLQAAQRAKARMKYAYMNRQKATLHNDHGGQPSRQARPNKSPESSSMASPERIARTRTRVSGVSQSQPSSRSGSPSSRLSYATYNRDGESLVPRPKILDHGMRSSGNSREPSPQRFGYDRNSFGSKVRSRNLHMSPTDRPPSRPVMAQKMLQQSREAESALADALTFDSIDSYTRTPKGKGDHSDDSETSSICSERSHDSFRRPSDSFSWSGSQQRLYRDVWDQSIPKDIKEIIDNCGHKHWADRKEGLLGLQHYLASGFTLSATELRKITDIFAKMFMDSHTKVFSLFLDTLNDLIQTHCEDLGDWLYVLCTRLLNKLGTDLLGSIQTKIHKTLEGVRECFTGEQLLPCVMRFLTNPTQTPNSRVKVATLTFITQIAETAEPSALNSSAGPGLARLLDWTNDVKSQDVRRHAQNAVIALYNLNPSQFTMILSELPKYYQEAALPLIQSHLKRSSATSTPASPGTPPPRVPNSPARTKVRVENEGADDSLNPEEVYKSLRRTTAEIQNYGFERLERATTSKDSGISNMADVEERLEGLTLSNSGRSSSVSSPTQRGKTVTNVAVNGSNDTIAGDLILPQENNGYKTHGSSPDSIRGPEVLDNTLKILQAEESQITEKVAALQEFQQYVREGDALYIKQHFKRLLKTLIGSLASDNKEMQIEVLQSLIDMLKCPELAESFSNYAELLVLKVIRAHKYDDQKSDASSSSSNSARTTVKYPEVLRMAEKCAATVAVILPPEQTIQFASSMMTTEPFPQNMGAIKMLHKVVEHYGREAIEPHLSKVMPGLIKAYDDAESTVRKSAVFCMVAIHAAVGEEALKPHLSSLYGSKLKLLNIYIQRAQQATSQPASPRSNSNKN
- the LOC100121012 gene encoding CLIP-associating protein 2 isoform X15 codes for the protein MTDSDVIVANGHRCSHRGLVKYPSIDKKLWDASSSWILQWDNIVKHPGARARGCHCDIHKPPWLYPDLVGKDLDEPDRAIKSAPVKRTPSLLQKKSQFGPAKAPPVPQAQFGNPATVTRVPSVKRNPSFKSASSGQAGAVDEETFLTAFEDVPPVKLFSSKDLEEQMKAIKDIIGDDKKDWKQRTDSMKKLRGIIIAGGMNYDIFPVCLKDLQRPFETACADLRSQVVREVCITLAYLSLQLKNKFASFGETVLPTLMNLIQNSAKVVATAGAVAVRFILQNTHSSRYVPIIVASLNNKSKDIRRATCEYLHLILQSWQTAILQKHVNILQDAIKKGMADSDSEARAFARKSYWAFKEHFPENAEALLNSLDATYKRALMSLSNSGSINSLNAVSKTNTSPRAPRPAMSATGSTENLHHTQGQPHGPLRRTPSLPRSYRQSGIPILQRPTDNHCRVSPGVRSTSAIDLQAAQRAKARMKYAYMNRQKATLHNDHGGQPSRQARPNKSPESSSMASPERIARTRTRVSGVSQSQPSSRSGSPSSRLSYATYNRDGESLVPRPKILDHGMRSSGNSREPSPQRFGYDRNSFGSKVRSRNLHMSPTDRPPSRPVMAQKMLQQSREAESALADALTFDSIDSYTRTPKGKGDHSDDSETSSICSERSHDSFRRPSDSFSWSGSQQRLYRDVWDQSIPKDIKEIIDNCGHKHWADRKEGLLGLQHYLASGFTLSATELRKITDIFAKMFMDSHTKVFSLFLDTLNDLIQTHCEDLGDWLYVLCTRLLNKLGTDLLGSIQTKIHKTLEGVRECFTGEQLLPCVMRFLTNPTQTPNSRVKVATLTFITQIAETAEPSALNSSAGPGLARLLDWTNDVKSQDVRRHAQNAVIALYNLNPSQFTMILSELPKYYQEAALPLIQSHLKRSSATSTPASPGTPPPRVPNSPARTKVRVENEGADDSLNPEEVYKSLRRTTAEIQNYGFERLERATTSKDSGISNMADVEERLEGLTLSNSGRSSSVSSPTQRGKTVTNVAVNGSNDTIAGDLILPQENNGYKTHGSSPDSIRGPEVLDNTLKILQAEESQITEKVAALQEFQQYVREGDALYIKQHFKRLLKTLIGSLASDNKEMQIEVLQSLIDMLKCPELAESFSNYAELLVLKVIRAHKYDDQKSDASSSSSNSARTTVKYPEVLRMAEKCAATVAVILPPEQTIQFASSMMTTEPFPQNMGAIKMLHKVVEHYGREAIEPHLSKVMPGLIKAYDDAESTVRKSAVFCMVAIHAAVGEEALKPHLSSLYGSKLKLLNIYIQRAQQATSQPASPRSNSNKN